CTAACTTCATCAAACCAATTTCATTTAGCTATCCAACTAAACTTGATGTCTGTGAATAAGGTTATTCACAGCGAAAGATTATTATTGCAAACAATTAgaacaaaaaagagaaagaaatcgtGTACACAGAAGTGCCACATGAATATTAATCAAATAAATTATGCATAGTTTCTGTTAGTGGACTAAATGGAATAGCTAGTGAAAGATGACTAAAAGTTGTTTACAAACTATGGCAAATCACATTATGCATAAGTCCATCATACATTTTTTCACAGTTTCATAATTTGCTGCATATTTGTTAAAAACACAATGGATATATACAATTTGGGTGTGCCTTGCACTTCTTATGAGCATGTCTTTATGATAACATGGTAAAATTAGCAAGAAAGATGGTCTTatccccctttataaatcgtgttCTTAACATACCCAATTTTGATTCTAGGGGGGCTGTAAATATAAAGGGAATGATGAAATGAAGTAGTGACATGTATCTACCTTCTTCCTTTATCGATAAGATACATATTATGCCTTCCATGGAATAACAACTTTAATATGTAACCAATTTCCCATAATGTCTTCTGAAATGTCAAAACTGTGCCATAATATGTATCTAACTCCTTTCAAACTCTACTTGGTCATGGAAAAACATCAGCTCAGAGTTGTCTTTCATCAAAAAATACAGTTGTTGGAACATTGGCAATGGCCAAACTGTCTTAATCTGAAGTTATAGATGGATCCCAGAGTTATTAACACCTCCCATTCCAAAAGCTGGTGTTAACAATTATCAGAATTATACTCATGTTTATCAACTTTTTTCAGATTCAGGAGGTTGGAACCATTCTCTCATTTTCTCTCTTTTTGAAGCCCCAGTTGCAAGATTGATTCTTAATATCACAATACATTCTCAATATCAAGACAAATTGGTCTGGACTTTGGAGAGAAATGGAAACTTCTCAATTAAATCAGCTTATAAAAAGATGTTTCAAGAGCAAAATGTGAATCCCACAGTTGGACAAAGGATGAAAGCTATATTCAAGAAGTTATGGAAGCTACCTATTCTGCCAAGGATAGCTCAGTTTATCTGGAAATGTCTAAAAGACATTCTACAAACCAGAGATAAACTAACTTATGTGATTCAAAACGGTGATTATGGTTGCCCTTTCTGCGCTCAAACTCTGGAAACTTCTTCACATTGCATTCTACATTGCAATCTCTCTAAAGCAGTCTGGTTTGCAGTCTTAGGAATCCATATTCAAGCTGATGCAAACTTAGTAGAGTGGTTATGCAACTGGTTTGACGTGTTGTTTTCACATCAGATACAAGAGGATCATCTTTGCAAAATAGCGATAATTGCATGGTGTATATGGTCCGCACGGTGTGATAATGTGTTCAAAGGGTGGAAGATAACTCCAGACACAATCATTCATCGAAGTAAAAAAGAAATAGAGCTCTTGAAGACAAAACAGGACATCTCTATACCTCCAATTCCTAAACAAAATAGATTAAATCTGCATTGGAGTCCTCCTCCTATAGGAATTCATAAAATTAATGTAGATGGTTCTTTTAATTACTCTTTAAAAACAGGTGGGATTGGTCTAATCTTACGTGATTTTGCAGGTACTCACAGGGGCTCCAAATGCATCTTCCTAGAATCAGCTCTGAGTCCAGAGCAAGTGGAGTGCAAAGGATTACGAGAAGCTATACAATGGGCAGAAGATATGAGGTTGGATAAGGTAGTTTTTGAAATGGACTCTCAATTGGTTGCTGATGCAATAAACAAAGAAGACTTCAACGCAGATTGGAGAATTCGTTTTTTAATCTTAGACATTAAAAGAATTCTTAAGAATAATGTTTCCTGGCAATGCATTTATGTGCCAAAggaaaaaaataaggttgcagaTAGATTAGCAAAATTAGCTAGAGTTTCTTGCTTAAGTAGTGTATGGATTCTGTCCATCCCTGATGACATCTTATTTCAGCTAAATGAGGATGCTAAACATGTAATCTCTGACATTTAATCAATGAAAATTccagcttcaaaaaaaaaaactcctttCAACAACATATTTAGCTAGCCAAAACTTTTTCGGTATGTTTGTACTTGGCGTTTTGAAGTTACCTTGGGTAGAAAGAACTGTGAGACACACTAGCAACTGAAGGGCAAGAAATGGCGTGGAATGGATTAGATGCGCTGGAATTGTCATTGAGCTCCATGGTGTTCTCATCAATAAAGGGGGGATTCGTTGGTGCAGGGAGGTTATATTCCTTGTTCAAAAGCATCTCTAGGACTTTCGACATAAATGGTCTTAACGAAGGTATCTCTTGTGTACACAGAAGTGCCACATGAATAACCCTCGATGCATCCTTTTTCAAGTCACTTTCATTGTTGTAGTGATGGAACATCAAATTCGGATCGAAGAGTGTTTCTACTGTACCCATTTGGAAATTTTTCCACGCCTACCTCACACAACATTAACAGAAATTGAATTATGAAACAATAAATGCTTTTGAAAAGAATGAAACAAGTCTTTCTGAAGGAAATGTAGAAATTTACTGCTGTGATAAGACTGTCTGAGAAGTCCACATGTTTTCTCCTGTTGTTCTGTCTTCCGGTAACAATTTCTAGCAACAGAACCCCGAAACTGTACACATCTGCTTTTTCTGTTAATTGCCCATGTGCTAGGTACTCGGGCGCCATATATCCTCTGTGTATTCAAATAGGAGTTagaacatacatatatatatactgaTATACACCCATTATCTATATATGTTTCTCTATACGTACAAGGTTCCTGCAATAGCGGTGCTGATGTGAGTTTTATCTTCTTCGAAAGACCTAGCTAACCCAAAATCTGCAATTTTAGCTCGGAGTTTTGAATCCAACAAAATGTTGCTGGCTTTTATATCTCTGTGAATGATTCTATTGCTGGTGTTTTCGTGAAGGTAAACCAAACCTTCTGCTGTCCCAATAACTATCTCTAATCGCTTCTCCCACAGCAGTGCTTGAGCTTTATTGGTATCTGTCTTGTTATCCAGGTGAACGGAACTTTTGTTAGTTATTTGGTAACTTTGTCAAGAATTCTCATAGTAGCAATTATAAATCAGTAAAACAAGGAAGAAGGATTATTACCGAAGAGGAAATGATCAAGACTCTTGTTTGGGAGATATTCATAGACAAGAAGGCTTTCGGGGCCGGAACAACTACAACCCAACAACCTAACCAGATTCTTGTGGTCCACACTGCTAATTATGTTAACTTCATTATAGAAATCTGCAGCTCTGTGCTTGTTATTAACGAAAAGTCTCTTCACGgcaatttctcttccatcagccAACACTCCCTACAATTGGTTGGGAGAAAAACTTGGTTAACAATTTGAAAATGTTAACCTGTTCCACATAAAAAGCTCTTCTTTCTGGCATTATGTTTGACATTCTTGAGAACTTGGGAAACCAAAAGATTTAATCTTAATTAAACATTTCTAGGAACCTACCTTGTAAACTGTTCCGAACCCTCCTTGGCCAAGCCTGTTTGCTTCATCAAAAGATCCTGTGGCCTTCTGCAGGACAGAGAACTTAAAGTTCAAGCTACTGTCGTGAAGGAGCTTCGCCATCTTCACGGCATCATCAGTTGAGCCTAACAAGGTGTATGCGGTTGCGCTATCAGTAAGCTTAAGTTTCATAGCATATTTTTGTTGCATTGAAACGTTGAACTACAGCTAGCTATTTAACAACGTCATTGTTAATTATTTGGGAGATTATCAGGTTAGAAAAGCCTTgtaccttttcttttcttttcaataatTTTCTGCTTTCTAGCATAAATTGCAATAGCTGCCCCAATTGCTAAAAGAACCGCAGCACTCAGAACGACAACTACAATCACAATAATTTTCCCTGCAAAACCATAAGTCAAATACATAATCAGATCAATTGTGGCAGGTAACTTATGAATTTTTGTTTCTAATACAATACTTCATTTGCAAATTCCTACCTTTTAACATTCCAGGGCTCTGTGGTTCTTCATTAAGGAAACTTGTGTCAGAATACCTCATGAAGCAACCAGTGTTTAATGCCCGCCCCTCCGACAATGGTAAACATCCAATAATGGAAGATACAGCACTGTCTAAACATGCTCTGCAAGAACTCTGACTCAGTTTTTTCCAGCAATTTGCAAGAACATAAGCCGATTCATTTGCCTTTCCCGGCACCAGCACTTGAGATTTTGCATATCCCCCATTTCCTGGTGCCCTTGCAGCTGCATCTGTAACAGCTCTGCGTGCCGATTCCTGAAACTTTGTGCTTTTTCGTGTTCCATTCGAGTTACATATTGCCTTATCTTGAGGACTTCTATATTCGTCATAGAAACTGTAATTTGCAACTCGCATGAAACAACCATCAAGGTAGATACTCCCACCGTTGTAGGGATAACATTGTGGAAGCAAACTACGCATCTGAGCATAGCAAAGTGCACAATCAACTAAGGTGAGGTCTCCATAGCATTGGGCAAGGCCAAAATTTGCATTAGGCTCTTCACCCGTAACTGCTTCTCCATAACCAGTAGTTCTCATCTGATCACTGATGGCTTCCATGGTGGTGACGAAGTTGACGGTAAAAATACTTGTGTTTGCTTCTCTGTCTTTCCCACAAGGCATCTCAATTAGTTGAGCTCTTGGTGCACCTATTGTTGTATCGGTTTGTAGTAGAGCTAAGACCAGAAGTAGCAGCAGACAGATACTTGAAGATGACTCCATCGTTTATGATACTGATGGTAGTTCTCAAATCTGTTTTAGTAATGAAATTGAAAGAGATTTGTAAATTGTAAAGGAAGAAccaaaagaagagaaagaaaagaaaagaaaaataaagatttAGAGAGGTAGCAAAATTCAACCCTTCTAGAATGCTCGCACAACAACTCTAAATGAAAGCAAAAAAAGGAATTAAATTTGacttctttttttcctttccgGTTCACATTAGTAAGTTAAtctaatgaaataaaaattgcagATAAAATGTCACAATTTCATACTACTAGTATCACCCTGCAGAGTGCAGTCCTACTGCTGCAAATGCTAACCACAACTCGCAACCAAGTACTGGTAAAAACTTACTAACGGTAAAAACTTATTAATGTTCACGGTGCAACATTTTTATATCTCTAACTAGTAATTAGATCAAAGTACATTTAACATTCAAAACCAGATCTATAAACTTGGTAGAGAGgttaataatactaataattgTTGTACAAACCACAAAGTGGTCTAAAATTATTGTTCTTCCCGACATGTATGTAACTTTTTCCACTAATCACATGATCAAGTTGAATAATTTCCAGAATTTTGGTCAGGACAGAATTATCATGAGTCACACGACAAAAACACGCGAAAGTTGGGTCATATCATATTCAAATGCGGGTCGAACTTGACCTGAGACCGACAATCAAGCCGTTCTTATACAGTGGGACCATACTCTCACGTGGGGAATGACGCCAAATCCATGAGATAAATGTTCGATGACATGTCCGAATAAGATGTAAGAATGGTTCAGACTTCAGAAAACATTCTGTCGTACAATATCATTGGCTCTGTTGCCAATGAGAATAAACAAACAAATCTTCTGGGTTGTACTCTGCTGATTCCTACTAGTGCTAATACTCTtcaaatttgataaattttgtgATCGATATCTATCCAATGAACTGATGATCTTAATCTTTAACCAATCAACTATTTTAATTGAGAATAATTTATCGAAACAGCTAATTGACtggaaattaaacaaaaaaaatcgaaaaatgaAGTTGGAGTAATTGAGAATGGTAGGTAATGAACTCTTACCTAATTATGCTTGAATTGAACAGATAGCGATCTTCATTTTCTGCTGTTGTTCTGGAACCTGAACTATATATGTGTGATAGATTGGAGtagtcatgaaaatcttctatcCTTTATCCACTGAATCTTCTGACTTGTGCGATAGCGATGGAATATTATAGTGTCGATTGTAGATCGAGACGGTGAAAGAGAGCACTGAGCAGTGATATTTATCAAAGTTAAATGCTAAAATCAAAGTTGGATTTGTTTGACTCACAGCAATAGATATCAGtcaaaattaaactaaaaaaaaaaaaaaaagtagcttCCATTATGTTTcctatcttgttttgttttgtcttcGTGACCAGAAAAATTTGtatattcaaaagaaaaatacaaattcaAGAATTGAGCTGACGGCTGTGTTTGACGGCTGCCAACGTGTCGTCTTGTTCTATGGCTAAGGAGCTGTCGTCTTATTTATCCTCGAGACATTCGACGCAGCTCTTCTCGAAGATAATTTTAGGGGAAAGCCACTTTTATTAGAGGGAAAACCAGTTTTGGGgtggatataaaaaatcaaaacCTTTTCCTATAACAATCACCAGTAATAACCTGTTTTACAacatgtttgtttgcagctgacttggCGTTTGGGTCTGAGTCAATCCCTGACTcgcaccgagtcagcagtcagactgtttgttttgcattttctatAACCCCTGACTCACAAGCTGAATCGCTACCAATCCCTGACTCGGGACCTATAGAGCCAGGTGTGAAGATGCCACTGACTCAATCACTCAAACCACTGAGTCGAAAGAATATACAAAAATACCCTTCATCCTTTAAATCAGAgatttctttcatttttcttttcctcgTTTCTTCCGTCAAGTTTTTCCATCGAGAGCAGAAATGGAAGATTGGGGAAAAACTTAGATCTCCTTCTCAGAGAGTTATCTTCTTCATCCCTCTCTTAATAGATCTACTAGTTTCTTAATGATCGTTTGCTTCATCACTCGCAACTAATTTCTCAACTTATCACTTTCAACTCATCAACTTGTTTTAGAAGAATCGACATTAGGTATAATTTCGCATCCATATACTTTCTATCATTTTCATATGGGTTTTTGATGATTTTGGAATATTGGGTTTCTTTTTTGATATGCTAATTTGAGTATTTGATGGTTGTTTTTGTTAGCTTTTTGTTGTTTGTGAAAATGCCAAAGAGAGAAATGTTTTACTTGATCATTATGCATGATAGAATATGTCATCTTATATGGATTTTGATGTCATGTCCTACCTTTCAAAGATTATTGAGAGTTTTGAGTCAAGATCAGTTAGCtttacccagaaattgttgatgtcATTTTTTATGACTTCCATTATTGGATTTGTTACATTTGTATATCTAGTTATAAGTTAAAAGCAATTGGAGTAGTATTTGCTATATTATTTAGTTGATATACAGGTGTATATGGACTTGAATGAGTGAAAAACTCTAAAATATACATGTTTGTGTTTCGCAGTAACATAAAAGAACATTTTAATTTGTTGCTACATAGTATTTAGTTTCGTGCATGAACACAATATAACATCTAATTGTTGTGTCAATGATATCTAAGAAAGGGTGTTGGGTAAAGGTGTGCTAAAACCTTTTTTGCTTTCTGTCATGTCAGTTTCTTCATACATTTTCAAGCTAGTGATTTCAGTAGGCATATACTGTCAAAGTAGGAAGGAAAAACTGAGTTAATGGTCAGCAATTGTGATTTTAGTTGCATTCTTTTGGCGAATCTCTCTTTTGATATTAGGACAGTAATGAGGATCTGGTGCCAACCATTGCTTTTACTTTTCGCTGTCAAATATTCTATCTTCATTTTAAACCCGTATATGCTGAATGCATAAAGATCATGCCTAGTGGTAAATTACTTTGTGTGGTAATTCTCAAAAGTTAGCACACTCTTTTTGTTTCAAATTACCCACGTCTTGtatttgttttactttatgcTAGTTCTCTATGGAGAAAAAGGAAGATGAGAAAGCAAATAAGATAACTTTTAGGAGCGTCCCAGAATTTAGAAGGATATTTATTGACCAGTGTTTGGCACAAGCTACTGAGTATGGATTTTCTGGAACTTTTTTGAAGCAAACTTCGTGGGGAAATTTGTGCAAGTTCTTTTCTGAGAAGTATGACTGCACCATCACACAAAAAAAGTTGAGAAACCACTGGGATTACTTGCGAACCCAATATGTCACTTGGTCCCGTCTCTTAGCAAGAACCGACCATGGGTATAACGCGGAGACGAACACATTTGATTGGAGCGAAGAGAAATGGATTGAATTAGACAAGGTAAGAGACTATTTCAGTTTTGTTTGGACTTTATGATTGAATTAAATTTATGCTTGCGGCCTGGTCTGGCTTACTTCTATCGTTGTTTTTCTTTAAATGCCGCTGTGCCATCAGGTTAAGCCAGTTAAGGCAATGTGTTTTGGCTTTAGGGCCAGTTAGCCACTTCAATTGGAACAATTAGTTGTTAGTTCTCTTGCTTTAAGTCTAAATTAAAATTATACCTTGTcctgtgattttaggtttatgTGCTCCTTTAGATCATCAATAACAAGGGTATATCCATATATGTGAAAAGGGCTAATGTTTAAGGGGCTTTGCTTGGTACTAATTTTATTTTGCGTATCTTCCATGTTAAATGTTTCCATAACCTTAATGAACCAGTAATGTTCTGTTTGGTGCATCTAATTATAGCTTTGATTGTATAAACAGCTGaacatatttattgatttttactttctAATTGATGCAGACAATCAAAAACGCTAGTCAATTTAAGAACAATGGGCTGGAAGATGCAGAGAAGTTGCAAAATTTATTTGATAGGAAATTCTCCACTGGAGCTAATAGAGATACGCCTGGAAGAGTGGAACCGCCTTGTTCAGCTGGAACTTCTACAACTGCAGGGGTTTCAAATAATGGATCTGAATCTCGTACAAgtcatggaaaagaaaaaaatcatgagGATGACAACGAGGTTGATTCTAGTCTCAATGCAAAGGGGAGTGGCAGGAAAAGGaagaaggaaatggaggaagaatAAAGTGATCTATTAACTGAGAAAGTTTGTTCTATTGTAACATCGATGGAGACTCATCTTCAACATAAGAAACTTGCTCTAGAAAAGGATAGCGCAGCCGAATTCATGAAAGCTTTGGATAATTTACTTGAGACTAATTGCATCACAATGGATGAGTATTTGAGCATAACTCTAAAAGCTTCAGAGATGCCTGGTTGGCAGAAATTGTTTGTCAGTTTGAAAAGCGATGAGCGTCGTGTTGCCTTTGTACACAAACTTTTAAAAGAACGTTGAGAAATCTTGAATACTCATCCACTGAGATGTTGAGAAATTAGGAAATAGTTAGAGATGTTAGGGTTGCAAAACATTCGTGTTTGTTACTTACGTACTGGAGTTTTATTTTATGTTGAATGTTGAATGAGTATTTATTGAAGTTAATGGATGAATCAGTATTATTTGTGCTTATTTGTGCTTAATGAGTGAATGTTGAATGAATGAATCCGTATTTTCTTATTGGTTACATTCAATTGCTTGCTGGTTATTTTCTTATTCATGCCTTTAACCTTTTTCTTTCATTTCATTGCAGATTGAAAGGCTACAAGGAAGAGGGTTTAGAGAAGGGGAGAACTTAAATACAGGCAAGTACTCATTTTCTTATATAGGTTTGTGAATGAATGCTTGTATTGTATTGAAATTGAGTTTGCTGGATTCCTTAAAAGTATATGTGCAATTGGATATTGGGTATTGTTTGAGTACACCAATCTCTACTAAATATTGTATTGAAATTGAGTTTCATTCATCTACTTGAGTACACCAATCTCTACTAAATATtgtattgaaattgattttcttTCATCTACTTGGTCTTTTCAGGAAAATGAAAACGTTATTATCTCAACTAGTAGTTTTATGCTTGTTAGTGAAGAAACTTAAGAAGGCTAAACGGCGTGTACGCCCGAAGTACAAGAAGTCAATTTTAACGGGAAAGGCTTTCACCCAACACCTGTTAGTTGGAAATCCGAGGAATATGTACAACCTATTGAGAATGAGTAAGGTTCCTTTTACCCTATTATGCAATGAGTTCCGAGCCAAAGGACTTTTAGAGGATAGTAAATATATAGAAGTAGAGGAGAAGATGGCAATGTTCTTATATACAATTGGGCACAACTGTAAGAATCGTATAATTTTGTATCACTTTCAACATTCGGGTGAAACGGTTAGTAAGTATTTTCATGAAGTGTTGGCTGCTATGAAGATTTGGTCTGATGAAGTTTTAGTTCCTCCGTCTAATGTATTTGACAAGCCAGCTATAACTAAAAGGCATAAACGTCTCGGAGAAGGTGCTTTCAAAGGTGTTGTTGGTGCATTGGATGACACTCTAATTAGTGCGAGCATTCCAGTCGAGAAGAAAACACCGTATAGAGGAAGGGGAAGAGGAGAATGTACCCAAAACGTGCTTGCGATATGTGATTGGGATATGTACTTTTTGTATGTAGTGGTTGGATGGGAAGGCACTGCTCATGACTCGAGAGTGTTGACCGAGGCAGTGCGTGATCCATATTTCAAGTTTCCTTTACGTCCACCAGGTAATATCTCTATTTTAAGTCCCATTTTTCTGCATTGGGTTTGTTTTCTTTACTCAATTTTATTTAGATTCTTGTGCACTGCGTTCTTATATATTTGAATTGTAGGAAAAATAAACTGTGCTGCCATTATAACTAGGAAATTGATCACAATACCGAACTCTACTTAGGAATTAGGATCATTCTTTTTGGGTTTGGCATAGATTGGATTGTTCGAATTCAGTAAACATTACATTGGCCATGCCATGAATAAGTTAATATGAGGGTGTGAAGTCCTGGTTCCCCTCTTTTGCCACATAATATTGCTCAATGTAGTTGACAGGAATTCTTGTTTTACACTTTGGTCATTCGCATTGTCATACCTTATTGATTTACGCTTCAGTTTCATTTTTCTTTCCTTACTTTGGACTAGCATATATGTTACCTCTTGCTGCAGTTTCATCAGCATGACTTCATAATATTTTTGTTGAAAATTTGCAGACAAATACTATCTATGTGGTGTTGCGTACTCTCATACACAAGGGTTTATGTGTCCGTATCGCAACATAAGGTATTGGATAGGTGATTACCGAAGAGTACCTCCAACGGAAAAAGAGGAGAAGTTTAATCAAGCCCATGCTCG
This genomic stretch from Papaver somniferum cultivar HN1 chromosome 5, ASM357369v1, whole genome shotgun sequence harbors:
- the LOC113282477 gene encoding cysteine-rich receptor-like protein kinase 2, whose protein sequence is MESSSSICLLLLLVLALLQTDTTIGAPRAQLIEMPCGKDREANTSIFTVNFVTTMEAISDQMRTTGYGEAVTGEEPNANFGLAQCYGDLTLVDCALCYAQMRSLLPQCYPYNGGSIYLDGCFMRVANYSFYDEYRSPQDKAICNSNGTRKSTKFQESARRAVTDAAARAPGNGGYAKSQVLVPGKANESAYVLANCWKKLSQSSCRACLDSAVSSIIGCLPLSEGRALNTGCFMRYSDTSFLNEEPQSPGMLKGKIIVIVVVVLSAAVLLAIGAAIAIYARKQKIIEKKRKGSTDDAVKMAKLLHDSSLNFKFSVLQKATGSFDEANRLGQGGFGTVYKGVLADGREIAVKRLFVNNKHRAADFYNEVNIISSVDHKNLVRLLGCSCSGPESLLVYEYLPNKSLDHFLFDTNKAQALLWEKRLEIVIGTAEGLVYLHENTSNRIIHRDIKASNILLDSKLRAKIADFGLARSFEEDKTHISTAIAGTLGYMAPEYLAHGQLTEKADVYSFGVLLLEIVTGRQNNRRKHVDFSDSLITAAWKNFQMGTVETLFDPNLMFHHYNNESDLKKDASRVIHVALLCTQEIPSLRPFMSKVLEMLLNKEYNLPAPTNPPFIDENTMELNDNSSASNPFHAISCPSVASVSHSSFYPR